Proteins co-encoded in one Gossypium arboreum isolate Shixiya-1 chromosome 11, ASM2569848v2, whole genome shotgun sequence genomic window:
- the LOC108472481 gene encoding protein SRC2-like — protein sequence MELRPLELRVISAKDIKDVNLFTKMDVYVVVSINGDHRTAQKTPVHKESGSNPNWNCTMKFTIDETAAHQNHHNLVFRLKSNRVFGDKEIGSVQVPIRELLDQENGNGKVDHQHVSFSVMLANGKTKGVFNFAYRFGEKFSMPALPPPPFPGAGSYKHGGKPVMAYPPPPTGYPGPSSGHPKGTYPPPPQGMTGYPYPPPGGYPPYGYQQGPVPGYGYQGYPPPQGGYGYSQVQQPQKSKKGGMGAGLGLGLAGGLLGGMLIGDMVDDAYETGVEDGLDYDY from the coding sequence ATGGAGTTACGACCTTTAGAACTGCGTGTTATTTCTGCTAAAGATATCAAAGACGTCAATCTTTTCACCAAGATGGACGTATACGTCGTAGTTTCTATCAACGGCGATCACCGCACGGCTCAAAAAACTCCGGTCCACAAGGAGAGCGGTTCTAACCCCAACTGGAATTGCACCATGAAGTTCACCATCGATGAAACCGCCGCCCATCAGAACCATCACAACCTCGTCTTCCGTTTGAAATCCAACCGCGTGTTTGGGGATAAAGAAATCGGGTCGGTTCAGGTCCCTATCAGGGAATTACTTGATCAAGAGAATGGGAACGGGAAAGTGGATCACCAGCATGTAAGTTTTAGTGTTATGTTGGCTAATGGAAAAACCAAAGGTGTATTTAATTTCGCTTACAGATTTGGAGAGAAGTTTAGCATGCCTGCTCTTCCACCGCCTCCGTTTCCAGGGGCTGGATCGTACAAACATGGGGGTAAGCCGGTTATGGCTTATCCACCGCCGCCGACTGGTTATCCAGGGCCGAGCTCAGGGCATCCTAAAGGAACGTATCCGCCGCCTCCACAAGGGATGACAGGTTATCCTTACCCTCCACCTGGTGGATATCCGCCGTACGGGTACCAACAGGGTCCGGTTCCGGGATATGGGTACCAAGGATATCCACCCCCTCAGGGTGGATACGGTTACTCACAAGTGCAGCAACCGCAGAAGTCAAAGAAAGGAGGAATGGGGGCAGGGTTAGGATTGGGATTAGCTGGTGGATTATTGGGAGGAATGTTGATCGGTGATATGGTTGATGATGCTTACGAGACTGGTGTTGAAGACGGGCTTGATTATGATTACTAA
- the LOC108473393 gene encoding acyl-CoA-binding domain-containing protein 4-like, giving the protein MATMARTNTGLAYPDRFYAAASYAGFGGSPNSANKDVASKFSNEVALILYALYQQATVGPCNVPKPSPWSPVEQGKWKSWQQLGNMVSAEAMRLFVKILEEEDPGWYSRTSNSVESVRDVQMNHNSNGEPIIENGNSFAETKTISAENGSLMEAQDKDIVLEGLGPVVVYDQWVSPPIKGQRPKARYEHGAAVVQDKMYIYGGNHNGRYLSDLNVLDLRSWTWSKVEASIESKSEESPSPVNIAPCAGHSLIPWENKLLSIAGHTKDPSETIQIKAFDLQTGTWSILKTYGKAPISRGGQSVTLVGSTLVIFGGQDAKRTLLNDLHILDLETMTWDDFDAVGVPPSPRSDHAAAVHAERYLLIFGGGSHATCFNDLHVLDLQAMEWSRPTQQGEIPSPRAGHAGVTVGENWFIVGGGDNKSGASETVVLNMSTLVWSVVTSVEGRVPLASEGLSLIVGSISGEDILVSFGGYNGRYNNEVNVLKPSHKSTLQSKIMEAPAPDSVSAVQNATNPTRDLESDFEVGQEGKIREIVVDNNDSERMKSKGEETSELIIATLKAEKEELESSLNKEKLQSLQLREELTQAETRNTDLYKALQSIRGQLAAEQSRCFKLEVDVAELRQKLQTMETLQKELELLQRQKAASEQASLNAKQRQGSGGVWGWLAGSPPQNADNA; this is encoded by the exons ATGGCGACGATGGCGAGGACAAACACTGGCCTCGCCTACCCCGACCGCTTTTACGCCGCCGCTTCTTACGCTGGATTCGGCGGATCTCCCAATTCTGCCAACAAAGACGTCGCCTCCAAGTTCTCCAACGAAGTTGCTTTGATCCTCTATGCCTTATACCAGCAG GCTACTGTAGGTCCTTGTAATGTTCCGAAACCGAGTCCATGGAGTCCTGTAGAGCAAGGGAAATGGAAAAG CTGGCAGCAGCTTGGAAACATGGTTTCTGCAGAAGCTATGCGTCTTTTTGTGAAAATATTGGAG GAAGAAGATCCAGGATGGTATTCAAGGACATCTAACTCTGTTGAGTCTGTTAGGGACGTACAAATGAAT CATAATTCGAATGGTGAGCCTATTATTGAGAATGGGAATTCTTTTGCTGAGACAAAGACCATTTCTGCTGAAAATGGAAGCCTGATGGAAGCTCAGGACAAAGATATTGTATTAGAAGGTCTCGGTCCGGTTGTTGTGTATGATCAATGGGTTTCGCCTCCAATAAAGGGTCAACGCCCTAAAGCCCGATATGAG CATGGAGCTGCAGTTGTTCAAGACaagatgtatatatatggtggaAACCACAATGGTCGTTACCTAAGTGACCTTAAT GTTCTAGATTTGAGAAGTTGGACTTGGTCAAAAGTTGAAGCTAGTATTGAATCTAAGTCAGAGGAATCACCTTCTCCAGTAAATATAGCCCCATGTGCTGGTCATTCATTG ATCCCTTGGGAGAACAAGCTTCTGTCAATTGCTGGCCACACAAAGGATCCTTCTGAAACCATCCAGA TTAAGGCATTTGATCTGCAAACTGGTACTTGGTCAATATTGAAGACTTATGGCAAAGCACCG ATCTCTCGTGGAGGTCAATCTGTGACCCTTGTTGGATCAACCTTAGTTATATTTGGTGGACAGGATGCAAAGCGAACACTTTTGAATGATCTACATATACTTGACCTAGAAACCATGACCTGGGATGATTTTGATGCTGT GGGGGTACCTCCATCACCTCGATCTGATCATGCTGCTGCGGTACATGCAGAGCGGTACCTTCTTATTTTTGGTGGGGGTTCACATGCAACATGCTTCAATGATTTGCATGTCCTAGATTTGCAAGCT ATGGAATGGTCAAGGCCCACACAACAAGGTGAGATACCATCTCCCAGGGCTGGTCATGCAGGTGTGACCGTTGGGGAGAACTGGTTTATTGTCGGCGGTGGAGACAATAAAAGCG GTGCATCAGAAACTGTTGTCCTTAACATGTCAACCCTTGTTTGGTCAGTTGTCACATCAGTTGAAGGACGTGTTCCTCTTGCTAGTGAG GGCTTAAGTCTGATTGTGGGCTCCATTTCTGGTGAAGATATACTTGTATCTTTTGGAGGATATAATGGGCGTTACAACAATGAG GTTAATGTTCTCAAGCCAAGTCACAAGTCGACTTTGCAATCAAAGATAATGGAAGCCCCTGCTCCTGATAGTGTTTCTGCTGTGCAAAATGCCACAAATCCTACCAGAGATTTGGAATCTGACTTTGAAGTTGGTCAAGAAGGAAAAATACGAGAAATTGTTGTGGATAACAATGACTCGGAGCGCATG AAATCCAAAGGTGAGGAGACTAGTGAGCTCATTATAGCAACACTAAAGGCGGAGAAGGAAGAACTAGAATCATCACTCAACAAGGAGAAATTGCAGTCTCTCCAGCTGAGGGAAGAACTAACCCAAGCTGAGACTCGAAACACGGATCTGTACAAG GCACTCCAATCCATACGTGGTCAACTTGCTGCCGAGCAGTCGAGATGTTTCAAATTAGAG GTTGATGTTGCCGAGCTGCGACAGAAGCTTCAGACTATGGAAACACTACAAAAGGAACTCGAACTCCTGCAACGACAAAAAGCTGCATCCGAACAAGCTTCCTTGAATGCAAAGCAAAGGCAAGGGTCAGGTGGTGTATGGGGTTGGCTTGCAGGAAGCCCTCCACAAAACGCTGACAATGCCTGA
- the LOC108470814 gene encoding zinc finger protein GAI-ASSOCIATED FACTOR 1-like yields the protein MSNITGDGGGSFSSETHHQEQQVGNFHGGSNSLLSTNSNGGSTAPPPAKKKRNLPGTPDPNAEVIALSPKTLLATNRFVCEICNKGFQRDQNLQLHRRGHNLPWKLKQRTSTEIRKRVYVCPEPSCVHHNPARALGDLTGIKKHFCRKHGEKKWKCDKCSKKYAVQSDWKAHSKTCGTKEYKCDCGTIFSRRDSFITHRAFCDALTEENNKASRGLINVGSNLQGQVVAADQLISAIPVNNNPNTSAINISEPFSNDTKSSLQSLNLAAGTMFSNGSSSLFGGTKVTTVPNPSSTSCLQLNGNSSTLFEGNGGHLFSGSASMSATALLQKAAQMGATASTGSLNSPLMGKSYTTTSTMAPPSFVSMQTHENNNNNNQTQTLGGADSTGFTSQSDFFNANGGVDQSSSVNNMGVMFSGIFEQNNAFFKSVESSTPRTTGLSGFRADTMTVDFLGIGGSRPRNLLEKQHHHHHHHHHHHHPHQPQQDLEQFGGIGQARLQGLSHFQQHAVLEKPMWKV from the exons ATGTCAAATATCACAGGTGATGGAGGAGGGAGTTTCTCTTCAGAAACTCATCACCAAGAACAACAAGTAGGAAACTTTCATGGAGGCTCAAACTCTTTGCTTTCAACTAACAGTAATGGCGGCTCCACTGCTCCTCCACCAGCTAAGAAGAAAAGAAACCTTCCAGGAACTCCTG ATCCCAATGCAGAAGTGATTGCTTTATCACCAAAGACCCTTTTGGCGACAAACCGATTCGTGTGTGAAATATGCAACAAAGGGTTCCAAAGAGACCAAAACCTTCAACTCCATCGACGAGGCCATAACCTACCATGGAAGCTAAAGCAAAGAACCAGCACCGAGATCCGTAAAAGGGTTTACGTCTGCCCTGAACCATCATGCGTTCACCATAACCCAGCTCGAGCCCTAGGTGATCTCACCGGGATCAAGAAACATTTCTGTCGTAAACATGGTGAGAAAAAATGGAAATGCGATAAATGCTCCAAGAAATACGCTGTTCAATCTGATTGGAAAGCTCATTCAAAAACCTGTGGCACAAAGGAATATAAATGTGACTGTGGCACCATTTTCTCCAG AAGAGACAGTTTTATAACGCATAGGGCTTTTTGTGATGCCCTAACAGAAGAAAACAACAAAGCAAGCCGAGGACTTATAAACGTGGGATCAAATTTACAAGGCCAAGTTGTTGCTGCAGATCAGCTCATCTCTGCAATTCCCGTCAATAACAACCCCAACACGTCTGCCATCAATATATCTGAGCCGTTCAGCAATGACACCAAAAGCTCATTGCAGTCCTTAAACTTGGCGGCGGGAACCATGTTTTCAAACGGAAGCAGCAGCCTGTTTGGTGGAACAAAAGTCACCACTGTTCCTAATCCTTCCTCGACCTCTTGCTTGCAGCTGAACGGGAATTCATCGACGTTATTCGAAGGAAACGGTGGCCACCTTTTTTCTGGGTCAGCCTCCATGTCTGCCACTGCATTGTTACAGAAAGCAGCTCAAATGGGTGCAACTGCTAGCACGGGTAGTCTCAACTCTCCCTTGATGGGGAAAAGTTATACCACCACAAGTACCATGGCGCCACCATCGTTTGTTTCAATGCAAACCCATGaaaataacaacaataataatcaaaCACAAACACTAGGAGGGGCTGATAGTACTGGTTTTACCAGCCAGTCAGATTTTTTCAATGCAAATGGAGGGGTTGATCAAAGCTCAAGTGTTAACAACATGGGTGTGATGTTTTCAGGGATTTTCGAACAAAACAATGCGTTTTTTAAGAGTGTAGAGAGCAGCACCCCAAGAACTACTGGTTTATCAGGTTTCAGAGCTGATACAATGACTGTAGATTTCTTGGGGATTGGGGGATCAAGACCAAGGAATCTACTGGAGAaacagcatcatcatcatcatcatcatcatcatcatcatcatcctcaTCAACCGCAGCAAGATTTGGAGCAGTTTGGAGGAATTGGGCAAGCTAGACTGCAAGGCTTGAGCCATTTTCAACAACATGCAGTGTTGGAGAAACCAATGtggaaagtttaa
- the LOC108472866 gene encoding psbP domain-containing protein 7, chloroplastic has protein sequence MALQQYFHACKYVSRNKVYMTQSSNNRQGKSPAEEFAPLATTFRRRLLAGVGSASLVAVGANFGGLTSFLLGLVPESGRSLKLDVLYPIEGYSRRIENNEGFEFIYPASWVGDQRLLYRAAERLERSLDPLPTNSPKSGNRPRKNLNEPIVAYGPPGSSGELNVSVIVSPVPLDFSIETFGGPKEVGEAVVKTITGQRSDVKGTLIESTMREDPKMNVKYYELEFKVESPSFKRHNVAVCCARGGRLFTLNAQAAESAWPELKSAFYRIANSFNLTS, from the exons ATGGCATTGCAGCAGTATTTTCATGCTTGTAAATACGTCTCCCGAAACAAAGTTTACATGACACAATCATCCAACAATAGGCAAGGAAAGTCCCCGGCGGAGGAATTCGCACCGCTAGCCACCACATTCAGGCGGCGCTTGCTTGCCGGAGTCGGTTCAGCTTCCCTTGTAGCTGTTGGTGCAAATTTTGGTGGCTTAACAAGTTTCCTCCTGGGGTTGGTACCTGAGAGTGGTCGGAGTTTGAAGCTGGACGTGCTTTATCCAATAGAAGGATACAGTCGTCGGATTGAAAACAATGAAGGATTTG AGTTCATATATCCGGCGAGTTGGGTTGGTGATCAAAGGTTGCTATATAGAGCAGCTGAGAGATTAGAGAGATCACTTGATCCACTGCCTACCAATAGTCCGAAATCCGGTAACCGTCCCAGGAAGAATTTGAACGAACCAATCGTTGCATATGGTCCGCCTGGTTCAAGCGGGGAGCTGAATGTTAGTGTCATTGTTTCACCAGTTCCCCTAGACTTCTC AATTGAAACATTTGGAGGGCCGAAAGAGGTGGGTGAAGCGGTGGTTAAAACGATAACTGGGCAACGCTCTGATGTGAAAGGAACGTTGATAGAATCAACAATGAGAGAAGATCCTAAGATGAATGTGAAGTATTATGAGCTAGAATTCAAGGTTGAAAGTCCATCATTCAAGCGGCATAACGTTGCCGTTTGTTGTGCTCGTGGAGGTAGGCTATTCACCCTAAATGCACAAGCGGCGGAATCGGCATGGCCGGAGTTGAAGTCGGCATTTTATAGAATTGCTAACTCCTTTAATCTCACCTCTTGA